One Echinicola strongylocentroti DNA window includes the following coding sequences:
- a CDS encoding Fur family transcriptional regulator yields the protein MDTEAIKEKIAQGGLKFTHQRMVIYEAVSRTHNHPTAEWVYEQVHTHNPSISLGTVYKTLDTFVNAKIIQKFIDNNGVMRFDAILEAHSHLYDKETNEIRDYRNEELEELIKEFFDKNKIRDFEVEDISVVIKGHNK from the coding sequence ATGGATACCGAGGCAATAAAAGAGAAAATAGCGCAAGGAGGACTGAAGTTTACCCATCAGCGGATGGTGATCTATGAGGCTGTGTCGAGGACTCATAATCACCCCACAGCTGAATGGGTGTATGAGCAAGTTCATACCCATAATCCTTCCATTTCTCTAGGGACGGTGTACAAGACATTGGACACCTTCGTGAATGCTAAAATCATCCAGAAATTTATCGATAACAATGGAGTGATGCGCTTTGATGCGATATTGGAAGCACACAGCCATTTGTATGATAAGGAAACCAATGAAATCAGGGATTACCGTAACGAAGAACTGGAGGAATTGATCAAGGAATTCTTTGACAAAAACAAAATCCGGGACTTTGAAGTGGAGGATATCTCAGTGGTCATCAAGGGCCACAACAAATAA
- a CDS encoding low molecular weight protein-tyrosine-phosphatase, with the protein MIKVLFVCLGNICRSPLAEAIFNHQIDKLDLAHKFQSDSCGTSDYHIGELPDERSTASAKKHGITISHRGRQLNHADIRDFDYIIAMDRSNKKNIIRLMETYNMSHDRIHLMREFQPQASSDEVPDPYYGGEDGFENVYQILDAAIKSFIIQLKKEHQVYA; encoded by the coding sequence ATGATTAAAGTTCTATTTGTTTGCTTAGGCAATATTTGCAGATCGCCTTTGGCAGAGGCCATTTTTAACCACCAAATCGATAAGCTTGATCTGGCCCATAAGTTTCAAAGCGACAGCTGTGGGACATCAGATTACCATATCGGCGAGCTACCCGATGAGCGCAGCACAGCCAGTGCCAAAAAGCATGGCATAACCATCTCCCACCGTGGAAGGCAACTTAACCATGCAGATATCAGGGATTTTGATTACATTATTGCCATGGACAGGTCAAACAAAAAGAACATCATCCGGCTAATGGAAACCTACAACATGAGCCATGACCGTATCCACCTGATGAGGGAGTTTCAGCCCCAAGCATCATCCGACGAGGTGCCAGACCCCTACTATGGCGGAGAAGACGGCTTCGAAAACGTTTATCAAATTCTTGACGCAGCCATCAAGTCATTTATCATCCAACTCAAAAAAGAACACCAAGTGTATGCATAA
- a CDS encoding fructosamine kinase family protein translates to MHKSHSFYEEALIDAIHEPTQLKSVRLISAGTMNQSVLLDTDKGALFLKSNHLNSPDMFQQELKGLTLLHKHAPLQIPKTIGAGRIASQNYLLIEWIHGGYPNSDYWNNLGHGLAELHMATSPKYGLSEDNYIAILPQRNAMNENWADFFASERLEPMIGKAYYDGLISKDFYKKFQMIYDKLDGLIPNEKPALLHGDLWSGNVIVNPKGDPCLIDPAVYYGHREMDLAFSKLFGGFRSEFYEAYNEIFPLEPDFKTRVDIHNLYPLLVHLNLFGLSYLPGIKKVIKKFV, encoded by the coding sequence ATGCATAAGTCTCATTCATTTTATGAAGAAGCTTTAATCGATGCCATACATGAACCTACACAATTAAAATCTGTCCGGCTGATTTCAGCAGGGACAATGAACCAAAGCGTACTTTTGGACACTGATAAAGGTGCGCTTTTTTTAAAATCCAATCACTTGAATTCCCCAGACATGTTTCAGCAGGAGCTCAAAGGGCTCACCCTGCTCCACAAGCATGCACCGCTACAAATCCCAAAGACCATCGGCGCTGGCCGTATAGCCTCCCAAAACTACCTTCTCATCGAATGGATCCATGGAGGATATCCCAATTCGGACTATTGGAACAATCTTGGTCATGGCCTAGCTGAACTGCACATGGCCACTTCTCCCAAATATGGCCTTAGTGAAGACAACTATATCGCCATACTACCACAAAGAAATGCGATGAACGAAAATTGGGCGGATTTTTTTGCCAGTGAAAGACTGGAACCAATGATAGGAAAAGCCTACTACGATGGACTGATAAGCAAGGATTTTTACAAAAAATTCCAAATGATCTACGACAAACTAGATGGGCTTATCCCTAACGAAAAACCAGCCCTGCTTCATGGGGACCTATGGTCAGGAAATGTCATCGTCAACCCCAAAGGTGACCCCTGCCTGATCGACCCGGCAGTATATTATGGACACAGGGAAATGGACCTTGCCTTTTCAAAGCTATTTGGTGGTTTCAGAAGTGAATTTTACGAAGCCTATAATGAAATTTTCCCCTTGGAGCCTGATTTCAAGACCAGAGTGGACATCCACAACCTTTACCCGCTCCTCGTACACCTGAACTTATTTGGCTTAAGCTACCTCCCGGGAATAAAAAAGGTTATCAAAAAATTCGTTTGA
- a CDS encoding 3-deoxy-D-manno-octulosonic acid transferase, with product MKVIYDFSVWAFSGMLRLASGGDSKLARLVKGRKPVFDEVAAFKAKFPGKVAWFHVASLGEYEQAKPVIAKLKKERPSLAVLVTFFSPSGYENVVKKPQPNVDGVTYLPFDTQGNARQFLELVKPSVVFFVKYDLWANFIFEAKKRDVPLFLFSASLRREQVYFQFYGGFFRKVLKCFDHIYTQNVQTQQLLQEIGISQTTVTGDTRYDNVQAISQSPKVFPEIEALFGDKKVMVVGSAWQEDMDVLLPFVNSHADYHFIIAPHDIDEGQIAGWQKQIKHQSINYSELTENSSVEVKVLFIDNIGMLSSLYQYARVAYVGGAFGKGLHNILEPLAFYIPVLFGKLKKVNKFPEAGISQQYGCGFEVENAEAFEKIVLALEEKEAYAKAVDAAERLVTDNLGSADKIIKGVLNNVQWNKKEG from the coding sequence ATGAAGGTGATATATGATTTTTCGGTTTGGGCTTTTTCGGGAATGTTAAGATTGGCCAGTGGCGGCGATTCGAAATTGGCCAGGCTGGTGAAGGGAAGAAAGCCTGTTTTCGATGAGGTCGCTGCTTTTAAGGCCAAGTTCCCTGGGAAAGTAGCTTGGTTTCATGTGGCTTCTTTGGGCGAATACGAGCAGGCGAAGCCAGTAATAGCCAAATTGAAGAAAGAGCGGCCATCGCTTGCGGTGTTGGTGACATTTTTCAGCCCCAGTGGTTATGAAAATGTCGTCAAGAAGCCCCAGCCAAACGTCGATGGCGTTACCTATTTGCCTTTTGACACACAGGGAAATGCCCGGCAGTTTTTGGAATTGGTCAAGCCTTCGGTGGTGTTTTTTGTGAAATATGACCTGTGGGCCAATTTTATCTTTGAAGCCAAGAAGAGGGATGTACCCTTATTTCTGTTTTCAGCATCATTGCGTAGGGAGCAAGTTTATTTTCAGTTTTATGGAGGTTTTTTCAGAAAAGTACTCAAGTGCTTTGATCACATATATACCCAAAATGTCCAGACGCAGCAATTGTTACAGGAAATAGGTATTTCCCAGACTACGGTGACAGGAGATACCCGCTATGACAATGTCCAGGCCATCAGCCAATCCCCAAAAGTATTTCCAGAAATCGAAGCACTTTTTGGTGACAAAAAGGTGATGGTGGTGGGAAGTGCTTGGCAAGAAGACATGGATGTGCTCTTGCCTTTTGTAAATAGCCATGCTGATTACCATTTCATTATTGCCCCACATGATATTGATGAGGGGCAAATAGCCGGCTGGCAAAAACAAATCAAGCACCAATCAATCAACTATTCTGAATTGACCGAAAACTCATCAGTAGAGGTCAAGGTGCTCTTTATAGATAATATTGGCATGTTGTCTTCGCTTTACCAGTACGCTAGGGTCGCTTATGTAGGCGGGGCATTTGGCAAAGGATTGCATAATATATTGGAACCCTTGGCTTTTTATATCCCGGTGCTTTTTGGTAAACTTAAGAAGGTCAATAAATTTCCAGAGGCGGGGATTAGCCAGCAATATGGCTGTGGCTTTGAGGTGGAAAATGCCGAAGCATTTGAAAAAATAGTCTTAGCTTTGGAAGAAAAAGAAGCCTACGCAAAGGCGGTGGATGCTGCGGAGAGACTCGTCACGGATAACCTTGGCAGTGCGGATAAAATCATCAAAGGAGTATTAAATAACGTTCAATGGAACAAGAAGGAAGGGTAA
- the panB gene encoding 3-methyl-2-oxobutanoate hydroxymethyltransferase, which yields MSVHQSSNIKRITTHVLQEMKTRGEKISMLTAYDFSMAGILDGAGLDIILVGDSASNVMAGHETTLPITLDQMIYHASSVVRAVKRALVVVDIPFGSYQGNSSEALRSAIRIMKESGAHAVKVEGGAEIKESVVRILSAGVPVMGHLGLTPQSIYKFGTYTVRAKEEDEAAKLIADAKVLEECGCFAITLEKIPAKLAKKVAETVSIPVIGIGAGPYVDGQVLVVHDLLGITQEFKPRFLRQYADLRGVMTEAVEGYIKDVKSSDFPNDKESY from the coding sequence ATGTCCGTACATCAATCCTCCAATATCAAGAGAATCACGACCCACGTCTTGCAGGAAATGAAGACCCGCGGTGAAAAAATATCCATGCTGACCGCTTATGATTTTTCAATGGCGGGGATTTTGGATGGAGCAGGGCTGGACATCATCTTGGTGGGAGATTCAGCTTCCAATGTAATGGCTGGTCACGAAACTACCTTGCCGATTACGCTGGATCAGATGATCTACCATGCCTCATCTGTAGTGCGCGCAGTAAAACGCGCATTGGTGGTGGTGGACATTCCCTTTGGTTCTTATCAAGGGAACTCCTCAGAGGCCCTTCGCTCTGCGATCAGGATCATGAAGGAATCTGGAGCGCATGCGGTGAAAGTAGAAGGTGGGGCCGAGATCAAGGAGTCTGTCGTGCGTATATTGAGTGCGGGCGTACCGGTGATGGGGCATTTGGGGCTTACGCCACAGTCCATTTATAAGTTCGGCACCTATACGGTAAGGGCAAAAGAAGAAGATGAAGCCGCTAAATTGATCGCTGACGCCAAGGTGCTGGAAGAGTGTGGTTGCTTTGCGATCACACTGGAGAAGATCCCTGCGAAGCTCGCCAAAAAAGTGGCCGAAACCGTGTCCATTCCGGTGATCGGTATTGGAGCGGGACCTTATGTGGATGGCCAAGTGCTGGTCGTACACGATTTGTTGGGGATTACGCAGGAGTTCAAGCCACGGTTTTTGCGACAATATGCTGATTTGAGAGGGGTGATGACCGAAGCAGTGGAAGGCTACATAAAGGATGTCAAATCCAGTGACTTCCCCAATGATAAGGAGAGTTATTAA
- the rsgA gene encoding ribosome small subunit-dependent GTPase A, producing MEQEGRVIKSTGSWYEVETDAGLVKARLRGKFKQEDLKLTNPIAVGDFVLLAKEENQESAVISSILPRENYIIRKSTRKNNFSHILASNIDQAFLVVTLKQPRTSLGFIDRFIVSTESFRIPTTIVVNKMDLVKKEKDKEFLQDIHEIYEPLGYPVLEISTLSDQGLQEKFLPRLEGKTTLLSGHSGVGKSSLLNKVVPEASQSTKEISTFTSKGVHTTTFAEMFPLAGGGYLIDTPGIKEFGILDIDDQELSHYFVEMRKYLGQCKYNNCQHINEPGCKVLEVLEEGYIHPYRYDSYVKILNEEDTFR from the coding sequence ATGGAACAAGAAGGAAGGGTAATAAAGTCCACTGGCAGTTGGTATGAAGTGGAGACGGATGCTGGCTTGGTAAAAGCCCGCCTGAGGGGCAAGTTTAAGCAAGAGGACCTGAAGCTTACCAATCCCATCGCGGTGGGCGACTTTGTGTTGCTGGCCAAAGAGGAAAACCAAGAGAGTGCGGTGATTTCAAGCATCCTTCCCCGGGAAAACTATATCATACGAAAGTCCACTAGGAAGAATAACTTTTCGCATATTCTGGCTTCCAATATTGATCAGGCTTTTTTGGTGGTGACGCTGAAGCAGCCGCGGACTTCATTGGGTTTTATCGATCGGTTTATTGTGAGTACGGAGAGTTTCAGGATTCCTACTACGATTGTGGTAAACAAGATGGACCTTGTAAAAAAAGAAAAGGACAAAGAGTTTCTTCAGGACATCCATGAGATTTATGAGCCGTTGGGCTACCCTGTACTGGAGATATCGACCCTCAGTGACCAAGGGCTCCAAGAGAAGTTTTTGCCCAGACTGGAAGGTAAGACGACCTTGCTCAGTGGGCATTCTGGCGTGGGAAAGTCCTCCTTGCTGAACAAGGTCGTCCCCGAAGCGTCACAGTCCACCAAGGAGATTTCTACCTTCACCTCAAAAGGGGTCCATACCACTACCTTTGCAGAGATGTTCCCATTGGCAGGTGGAGGGTACTTGATCGATACTCCTGGGATCAAGGAGTTTGGGATCTTGGATATTGACGACCAAGAGCTTTCACATTATTTTGTGGAGATGAGAAAGTACCTAGGGCAATGCAAGTACAACAATTGCCAGCACATCAATGAACCCGGATGCAAGGTCTTGGAAGTGTTGGAAGAAGGGTATATCCATCCATATCGGTATGATAGTTACGTGAAGATTTTGAATGAAGAAGATACGTTTCGGTAG
- a CDS encoding phosphoribosyltransferase family protein: MSEIKTLVLNHKQIHQKIVRIAYEIYERNAGEQELVFAGVTGMGSVLAGILAEKVREISRLEIQQVEVSLDKFTKEQPAVLVHPEVDLTDKCLLIVDDVLNSGRTLTYVMEPFVKYAVKKIEIAVLVNRSHKKFPVSADYTGYELATTLSENIEVHLDDHDSTVYLQ; this comes from the coding sequence ATGAGTGAGATAAAGACATTAGTACTTAATCATAAGCAAATCCATCAAAAGATCGTCCGCATCGCCTACGAAATTTATGAAAGGAATGCGGGAGAGCAGGAGCTGGTTTTTGCTGGAGTGACGGGGATGGGCAGTGTCCTAGCGGGTATTTTAGCGGAGAAGGTCAGGGAGATCTCCCGTCTGGAAATTCAGCAAGTGGAAGTTTCCCTGGACAAGTTTACCAAGGAGCAGCCAGCAGTACTCGTCCATCCTGAAGTGGACCTGACAGATAAGTGCCTGCTGATCGTGGATGATGTGCTGAATTCTGGGCGCACACTTACCTATGTGATGGAGCCTTTTGTGAAATATGCCGTGAAGAAGATCGAAATAGCCGTTTTAGTGAACAGAAGCCATAAGAAATTCCCTGTTTCTGCAGATTATACAGGCTACGAACTGGCCACGACTTTAAGTGAGAATATTGAGGTGCACTTGGATGACCATGATTCCACAGTTTACCTACAATAG
- a CDS encoding aspartate kinase — MTKAIVYKFGGASIKDAQAIKNLSYILFNRLRSPMVIVVSAIGKTTNALEEILSLKMEQKDYYSNYTILRKNHLAICEELFEQEDLVFGMVNNIFLRLATALEAPLTKENYDEYYDRVIGYGELLSSKIIQAYLCHRKQFCIWQDAREFIKTDGTFRLAKVDWESTLAMCRQQLIPVLKQLPVVTQGFVGSTRDGKPTTLGREGSDFSAAIFAKSLGAASVTIWKDVPGVLNADPKRFKDTIKLDRVDYKEAAEMTFYGASVIHPRTIKPLANNHIPLYVKSFLHPEDEGTVIGDFEEHRISIPSIVVKDEQILVTFEVTDFTFINESHMHQVYAALDRLKLRANLIQASAITISICMDRELFKLEQLLGEMKGVFKVRYNEGVQLITVKNYDEETKAMFIGNSEVLLEQTTRSTFQLVCRLFDGEVEGKLR; from the coding sequence ATGACAAAAGCAATTGTTTACAAATTTGGTGGAGCTTCAATAAAAGATGCCCAAGCGATCAAAAACCTCTCATACATTTTATTCAATCGTTTGCGGAGCCCAATGGTCATAGTCGTTTCGGCAATTGGAAAAACAACGAATGCATTGGAAGAGATCTTAAGCTTGAAGATGGAGCAAAAAGATTATTATTCGAATTATACAATTTTAAGGAAAAACCATTTAGCAATATGTGAGGAGTTGTTTGAACAAGAAGACTTGGTGTTTGGGATGGTCAATAATATTTTTTTGCGGTTGGCTACTGCCTTGGAAGCCCCACTGACCAAGGAGAATTATGATGAATATTATGATCGTGTCATCGGTTATGGAGAGCTATTGTCCAGCAAAATCATCCAAGCATATCTTTGTCACCGGAAGCAGTTTTGCATATGGCAAGATGCTAGGGAGTTTATCAAGACCGATGGCACCTTTAGGCTGGCAAAGGTAGATTGGGAAAGTACTTTGGCGATGTGCAGGCAGCAGTTGATCCCCGTTCTCAAACAACTTCCGGTAGTGACACAGGGGTTTGTGGGGAGTACAAGGGACGGGAAGCCCACTACTTTGGGCAGAGAGGGGTCCGATTTTTCGGCGGCTATCTTTGCCAAAAGCTTGGGAGCAGCATCGGTTACTATCTGGAAGGACGTCCCGGGGGTGCTGAATGCCGACCCGAAACGTTTTAAGGATACGATTAAATTAGACCGAGTGGATTATAAAGAGGCAGCTGAGATGACTTTTTACGGGGCTTCCGTCATTCATCCACGCACGATCAAGCCCTTGGCCAATAATCATATTCCACTTTATGTAAAGTCTTTTCTTCATCCCGAAGATGAGGGGACGGTGATTGGGGATTTTGAAGAGCACAGGATCTCCATTCCTAGTATTGTGGTCAAGGACGAACAGATTTTGGTGACCTTTGAAGTGACTGATTTTACTTTTATCAATGAGTCCCACATGCATCAGGTTTATGCAGCACTGGACAGGTTAAAGCTTCGTGCCAACCTTATCCAAGCTTCTGCGATAACCATTTCGATCTGTATGGACCGGGAGCTTTTTAAGCTCGAACAGCTTTTGGGGGAAATGAAAGGGGTGTTTAAAGTGAGGTATAATGAAGGGGTACAGTTGATCACCGTAAAGAACTATGATGAGGAAACCAAGGCAATGTTTATAGGGAACAGCGAGGTGTTATTAGAGCAAACTACTAGGAGCACTTTTCAGTTGGTTTGTAGACTTTTCGACGGGGAAGTGGAGGGAAAGTTGCGCTAG
- a CDS encoding DUF6588 family protein, translating to MKKLLCFCFAGLIFNGSQAFGQGNVDVEEILQAGLNDLNTYMGYYVEPAAKGFMYSMGSGWAQTAKTHGTLGFDLKFAVSGAAVPGQYETFSFNPAEFEKIRVKDASGPVQLPTLYGNPNANGTLQIYEGDLLIAEADIPPGIDIPVKYVPAPLIQGAVGLPAGFEIIGRFIPKTTIEDTEISQWGLGIKHDIKQYFEGINIIPVDFSLLVAYNSLDARYYINEVQGQVASMNVDTWTVQGLVSKKISILTVYGSIGYNSGSSDYSMRGTYQINGTSEQFVDPVQLDYEAKGAMGTLGARLKFGPIFLNGDYTFQEFNTVNVGLGVSIK from the coding sequence ATGAAAAAATTATTATGTTTTTGTTTTGCAGGACTGATTTTCAATGGTTCACAAGCATTCGGACAAGGCAATGTGGATGTAGAAGAAATCCTACAAGCTGGTTTAAATGACCTAAACACCTATATGGGATACTATGTAGAGCCTGCGGCAAAAGGCTTCATGTACAGCATGGGATCCGGATGGGCACAAACTGCCAAAACCCATGGGACACTTGGATTTGACCTTAAATTTGCCGTGAGTGGCGCCGCTGTTCCTGGCCAATACGAGACCTTCTCCTTTAACCCTGCTGAGTTTGAAAAAATCCGGGTAAAAGACGCCAGTGGACCGGTACAGCTTCCTACACTATATGGCAATCCAAACGCTAATGGAACGCTTCAGATTTACGAGGGAGACCTATTGATAGCGGAAGCAGACATTCCTCCGGGAATCGATATCCCTGTCAAATACGTTCCTGCCCCGCTGATCCAAGGTGCTGTGGGACTACCTGCGGGCTTTGAAATTATCGGAAGGTTTATTCCAAAGACTACTATTGAAGACACAGAAATTTCCCAATGGGGGCTTGGCATCAAACATGATATCAAGCAATATTTTGAAGGAATCAATATCATCCCAGTTGATTTCTCGCTATTAGTTGCCTATAATTCATTGGATGCCCGGTATTATATTAATGAAGTCCAAGGCCAAGTAGCCTCTATGAACGTGGACACATGGACTGTCCAAGGTTTGGTCAGCAAGAAGATTTCCATCCTAACGGTCTATGGATCAATCGGATATAATTCGGGATCATCTGATTACAGTATGCGCGGCACCTATCAGATCAATGGCACATCGGAACAGTTTGTAGATCCGGTACAACTCGATTATGAAGCAAAAGGCGCCATGGGGACGCTGGGTGCCAGACTTAAGTTTGGTCCCATCTTCCTTAATGGAGATTATACCTTTCAGGAATTTAATACCGTGAATGTTGGATTAGGAGTTTCAATAAAATAA
- a CDS encoding peroxiredoxin: protein MSLVGKKAPLFSAPAVINGEEIVENFSLEQYVGKQEVIFYFYPKDFTFVCPTEILAFQEKLAEFEKRGVAVVGASCDTEETHLAWLATPKDNGGIEGVTYPLVADPAKTIAHNFGVLAGEWNYNEEGELVYEGAPVAFRGSFLIDKEGVVRHETINDLPLGRNIDEMIRLVDALHHVEKYGEVCPANWEEGKEAMKATKEGVSEYLAKN, encoded by the coding sequence ATGTCATTAGTAGGAAAAAAAGCCCCATTATTTAGCGCACCAGCAGTGATCAATGGTGAAGAAATCGTCGAAAACTTCTCTTTGGAGCAGTATGTCGGTAAGCAAGAAGTGATCTTCTATTTCTACCCAAAAGATTTTACTTTCGTATGCCCTACTGAAATCTTGGCTTTCCAAGAGAAATTGGCCGAATTCGAGAAAAGAGGCGTAGCCGTAGTAGGTGCTTCTTGCGATACAGAGGAGACCCACCTTGCATGGTTGGCCACTCCTAAGGATAACGGTGGTATCGAAGGAGTTACCTATCCTTTGGTAGCTGATCCAGCTAAAACCATCGCCCATAACTTCGGTGTTTTGGCCGGTGAGTGGAACTATAACGAAGAAGGTGAATTGGTCTATGAAGGTGCTCCAGTAGCATTCAGAGGTTCTTTCCTTATCGATAAAGAAGGTGTGGTAAGACACGAAACCATCAATGACCTTCCGCTTGGAAGAAACATCGATGAGATGATCAGATTGGTAGATGCCCTTCACCACGTAGAAAAATACGGTGAGGTTTGCCCTGCCAACTGGGAAGAAGGTAAGGAAGCGATGAAAGCGACCAAAGAAGGTGTATCTGAATACCTTGCCAAAAACTAA
- a CDS encoding NADP-dependent isocitrate dehydrogenase has protein sequence MTTTKTPKILYTLTDEAPALATYSLLPIIKSFTDSAGVVVETRDISLSGRIIANFPEYLKEDQRISDALAELGEIAKTPEANIVKLPNISASIPQLKAAIKELQGKGYALPNYPDEPKDQEEKGVKAKYDKIKGSAVNPVLREGNSDRRAPQAVKQFARNNPHSMGEWSADSKSHVASMSEGDFYGSEQSLTMPEAGTVKIQLEANDGSVTVLKEGLALQEGEVIDSSAMSVKKLQAFLAEQKEDAKAKGILFSLHMKATMMKVSDPIIFGHAVKVFFAPVFEKHAATIKELGVDVNNGFGDLVVALEKLPADKRQAIEADIEACLADSPDLAMVNSHKGITNLHVPSDVIIDASMPAMIRTSGQMWNKNDALQDTKAIIPDRSYAGVYQETIDFCKKHGAFDPTTMGSVPNVGLMAQKAEEYGSHDKTFEAAADGAIKVLNAAGETLMEHKVEKGDVFRMCQTKDAPIQDWVKLAVNRARSSNTPAIFWLDENRAHDAQLIQKVNNYLPQHDTAGLDIRILSPVEATRFTLDRIKEGKDTISVTGNVLRDYLTDLFPILELGTSAKMLSIVPLMNGGGLFETGAGGSAPKHVQQFVEEGHLRWDSLGEFLALAVSLEHLGETFDNKRAIVLGKTLDTATGKFLENGKSPSRKVNELDNRGSHFYLAMYWAEALANQDEDAALKELFTKVAKAMEEKEDQVIAELNGAQGSAVDIGGYFKPEEDKTSKAMRPSETLNEILKMVVASV, from the coding sequence ATGACCACTACAAAAACACCGAAGATCCTTTATACGCTGACCGACGAGGCACCAGCTTTGGCAACCTATTCTTTGTTGCCGATCATCAAATCATTTACTGATTCAGCTGGTGTGGTAGTAGAGACCAGGGACATCTCCCTGTCCGGAAGGATCATCGCCAATTTTCCAGAGTACCTAAAAGAGGATCAGCGCATCAGCGATGCCTTGGCAGAGTTGGGTGAAATCGCCAAAACACCAGAGGCGAATATTGTGAAGCTGCCCAACATCAGTGCGTCTATTCCGCAGCTGAAAGCAGCGATCAAGGAATTGCAGGGGAAAGGATATGCGCTGCCAAACTATCCCGATGAGCCCAAAGACCAAGAAGAAAAAGGTGTAAAAGCCAAGTATGATAAAATAAAAGGCAGTGCGGTAAACCCCGTCTTGAGAGAAGGGAATTCAGATCGCAGGGCTCCGCAGGCCGTGAAGCAGTTTGCACGGAACAATCCCCACAGCATGGGAGAGTGGAGTGCCGATTCGAAATCCCACGTGGCCAGCATGTCAGAAGGGGACTTCTATGGCAGTGAGCAATCCTTGACCATGCCGGAAGCAGGTACCGTAAAAATCCAACTTGAAGCAAATGATGGTTCTGTAACCGTGCTTAAGGAAGGATTGGCGCTACAAGAAGGAGAGGTAATCGACTCTTCTGCCATGAGTGTCAAAAAACTACAAGCATTCTTGGCGGAGCAAAAAGAAGATGCCAAAGCCAAGGGTATTTTGTTTTCACTGCACATGAAAGCGACCATGATGAAGGTGTCTGACCCGATCATCTTTGGTCATGCTGTGAAAGTGTTTTTTGCTCCAGTTTTTGAAAAACACGCAGCCACGATCAAGGAGCTTGGCGTAGACGTAAACAACGGTTTTGGTGATTTGGTAGTAGCATTGGAGAAGCTTCCTGCTGATAAACGCCAGGCAATCGAAGCAGATATAGAAGCCTGTTTGGCAGATAGCCCAGACTTGGCAATGGTCAATTCCCACAAAGGTATCACGAACCTTCATGTGCCAAGTGATGTGATCATCGATGCATCCATGCCGGCCATGATCCGTACTTCGGGCCAGATGTGGAACAAGAATGACGCACTTCAAGATACTAAAGCCATTATTCCAGACCGTTCTTATGCGGGTGTCTATCAAGAGACGATAGATTTCTGTAAGAAACACGGCGCATTTGACCCTACTACCATGGGAAGCGTGCCGAATGTGGGCTTGATGGCGCAGAAAGCCGAGGAGTATGGCTCTCATGACAAAACCTTCGAAGCTGCAGCCGATGGAGCAATCAAAGTGCTGAATGCCGCAGGGGAGACCTTGATGGAGCATAAGGTAGAGAAAGGCGACGTCTTCAGGATGTGCCAGACCAAAGATGCTCCCATCCAAGATTGGGTGAAATTGGCCGTAAACCGTGCACGCTCCAGTAATACTCCGGCCATCTTCTGGCTGGATGAAAACAGGGCGCATGATGCACAGCTGATCCAGAAAGTAAATAATTATTTGCCCCAGCATGATACAGCGGGATTGGATATCCGCATTCTTTCACCTGTAGAGGCTACCCGATTTACCCTAGATCGGATCAAAGAAGGGAAAGACACCATCTCTGTAACGGGTAATGTCCTCAGGGATTATTTGACCGACCTTTTCCCGATCTTGGAATTGGGTACTTCTGCAAAAATGCTTTCTATTGTACCATTGATGAATGGTGGAGGTTTGTTCGAAACAGGTGCTGGAGGATCCGCGCCTAAGCACGTACAGCAGTTTGTGGAAGAAGGTCACTTGCGATGGGATTCTTTGGGCGAATTCTTGGCACTTGCCGTGTCATTGGAGCACCTTGGTGAGACCTTTGATAACAAAAGGGCCATTGTACTGGGCAAGACCTTGGACACAGCGACTGGCAAATTCTTGGAAAATGGAAAATCGCCCTCCCGTAAAGTCAACGAGCTTGACAACCGTGGAAGTCATTTCTACTTGGCCATGTACTGGGCAGAAGCACTTGCCAATCAGGATGAAGATGCCGCGCTGAAAGAGCTCTTCACCAAAGTGGCCAAAGCCATGGAAGAAAAAGAAGATCAGGTCATCGCCGAATTGAACGGTGCACAGGGAAGTGCTGTGGATATTGGTGGTTACTTCAAGCCGGAGGAAGATAAAACGTCCAAGGCCATGCGACCAAGCGAGACCTTGAATGAAATTTTGAAAATGGTCGTGGCGAGTGTTTGA